In one window of Lampris incognitus isolate fLamInc1 chromosome 3, fLamInc1.hap2, whole genome shotgun sequence DNA:
- the babam1 gene encoding BRISC and BRCA1-A complex member 1 encodes METPEPGPADGEERLVELRPRTRSNPEGAEDRRSSTGSLGGNSNPNTPQPAVGSRVEGEGEASTSDSPPSSTTTTVSAATAQIVAPAATGVAVANATVSLPTAVVAAKERPKPAQQQTQLTPTIPPLAEYQLRAPRVNCPEKVIICLDLSEEMSLPKLESFNGSKTNALNISQKMIEMFVRTKHKIDKRHEFALVVVNDDALWLSGFTSDPRELCSCLYDLETNVCESFNLEDLLNVIRQKIELPMMENVQTIPPPFVVRTTLIYNRHVGQLQFNPSEAVSKMLQSPYFFFDVVYLHNGAEDQGDESSWRDNYTSFCNLDSKGMCYHYEVSLSGPAIELHNCMAKLLSHPLQRPFQSHASYSLLEGDDPQDIEATV; translated from the exons atggagactccagaGCCCGGCCCAGCAGATGGAGAGGAGCGCTTGGTCGAGCTGCGACCTCGGACACGCTCCAACCCTGAAGGGGCTGAGGACCGCCGCAGCAGCACAGGCAGCCTTGGTGGCAATAGTAACCCCAACACTCCTCAGCCTGCAGTGGGCAGTCGTGTTGAGGGGGAAGGAGAGGCCTCAACCAGTGATAGCCCCCCGAGTTCCACCACCACGACTGTTTCGGCTGCCACAGCCCAGATTGTAGCCCCTGCTGCCACAGGTGTGGCTGTGGCTAATGCCACCGTGTCACTTCCAACTGCTGTTGTTGCAGCCAAAGAGAGACCCAAGCCCGCACAGCAGCAGACACAGCtgacacccactatccctcctcTGGCAGAGTACCAGCTCCGAGCCCCCCGTGTCAATTGTCCAGAGAAAGTG ATCATCTGTTTGGATCTTTCTGAAGAAATGTCTTTACCGAAGTTGGAGTCCTTTAATGG CTCTAAAACCAATGCCCTTAATATATCTCAGAAGATGATCGAGATGTTTGTCAGGACAAAACACAAAATTGACAAGCGTCACGAGTTTGCTCTGGTTGTAGTCAATGATGACGCTCTTTGG TTGTCAGGTTTCACCTCTGACCCTAGGGAATTATGCAGTTGTCTGTATGACCTGGAGACCAATGTGTGCGAATCCTTCA ATCTGGAGGATCTTCTCAATGTAAT TCGTCAGAAGATTGAGCTGCCAATGATGGAGAATGTTCAGACCATTCCTCCTCCATTTGTGGTGCGGACTACACTCATCTACAACCGACATGTTGGACAGCTGCAATTCAACCCTTCAGAGGCTGTTAGT AAAATGTTGCAGTCGCCATACTTTTTCTTTGATGTGGTCTACCTCCACAACGGGGCAGAGGACCAGGGGGATGAGAGCAGCTGGAGG GATAACTACACGTCTTTCTGCAACCTGGATTCCAAGGGCATGTGCTACCACTATGAAGTATCATTGAGTGGACCTGCCATTGAGCTGCACAACTGTATGGCTAAACTTTTGTCCCACCCTTTGCAAAGGCCCTTCCAGAGCCATGCATCTTACAGCCTATTGGAAGGGGATGACCCACAGGACATTGAGGCTACTGTTTAA